The following coding sequences lie in one Nitrospinota bacterium genomic window:
- the recO gene encoding DNA repair protein RecO: MPIFRSRGVVLRSRNLGEADKIVKFFTERYGKISGVIKGARRIKSRYGGDIQPLNLVNLIYFDRENKGLVNINSCETIISFHKIREDFERLSRGLYIVELIDLVLKERQRNKNIFDLMTRIISSIEASGLERIDALLRIFEIRILSLIGYRPRLDQCVKCNHLVQDKDSFKFSYLFGGILCDRCSKDSQDVLKITPGVLNFIKKAMAVDLERVTRLKLNLELNRELSRLINTYIEVHLGRSPKAYKFLNQLSENNKGL, encoded by the coding sequence ATGCCAATATTTCGCTCAAGAGGAGTGGTCTTAAGAAGTAGAAATCTGGGAGAGGCAGATAAAATCGTTAAATTTTTTACCGAGAGATATGGAAAGATAAGTGGAGTTATAAAAGGGGCCAGAAGGATAAAAAGCAGATACGGCGGGGATATTCAACCATTAAATTTGGTAAATTTGATATATTTTGACAGAGAGAACAAAGGCTTAGTAAATATAAATTCATGCGAAACGATCATCTCTTTTCATAAAATAAGGGAAGACTTTGAGAGATTAAGCAGAGGTCTTTATATTGTTGAGCTGATTGATTTAGTTCTGAAAGAAAGACAGAGAAATAAAAATATATTTGATTTAATGACCCGTATTATTTCTTCAATTGAGGCCTCTGGGTTAGAGAGAATTGATGCCCTTCTTCGAATTTTCGAAATACGCATCTTGTCTCTTATTGGCTATAGGCCAAGGCTTGATCAATGTGTAAAGTGTAACCATCTTGTACAAGATAAAGATAGTTTTAAGTTCAGTTATCTTTTTGGGGGTATTCTTTGTGATAGATGTTCGAAAGACAGTCAAGATGTTTTGAAAATAACACCTGGCGTGTTGAATTTTATAAAAAAGGCCATGGCTGTGGATTTGGAGAGAGTAACAAGATTAAAATTAAACCTTGAATTAAACAGAGAATTAAGCAGGCTGATAAACACCTACATAGAGGTCCATTTGGGAAGATCTCCTAAAGCCTATAAATTTTTAAATCAATTATCTGAAAATAATAAAGGATTATGA
- the era gene encoding GTPase Era encodes MEEKVYKSGFISIIGRPNVGKSELLNKLVGRKLSIISEKPQTTRNKIIGIRNLTNSQMIFLDTPGIHMARSKLNRSMTKIALASYQEVDIILFVIDDKAEAGDIDRDVLKRLEKIDTPVFLVLNKIDLLGKKDISSIISLYKEIFSFFRDIIPVSALTGENLERLLKKIDENLAPGPQYFPDDMLTDRPESFIVAELIREKVISSTKQEIPYAVAIIVESLEMKGEMMVIESVIFVEKESQKGIIIGKGGKMLKKIGKDAREEIERFFGNRVYLNLWVKVRKDWRKDDKSLKEFGYH; translated from the coding sequence TTGGAAGAGAAGGTTTATAAATCTGGGTTTATATCCATAATTGGTAGACCAAATGTTGGAAAGTCAGAATTATTGAATAAATTAGTGGGTAGAAAACTCTCAATCATTTCAGAAAAACCTCAGACTACCAGAAATAAGATTATCGGGATTAGAAATTTAACAAATTCCCAAATGATTTTTTTGGATACTCCTGGCATCCATATGGCTCGATCAAAATTGAATCGATCTATGACAAAGATTGCTTTAGCCTCTTATCAAGAGGTCGACATCATATTATTCGTTATCGATGATAAAGCTGAAGCAGGGGATATTGACAGAGATGTTCTTAAGAGATTGGAAAAGATTGATACCCCCGTTTTTCTAGTATTAAATAAAATAGATTTATTAGGGAAAAAGGACATTTCATCAATAATCAGTCTTTACAAAGAGATCTTTTCTTTTTTTAGAGATATTATACCTGTTTCTGCTCTAACAGGAGAAAATTTAGAGAGATTGCTAAAAAAAATTGATGAAAATTTAGCCCCTGGGCCTCAGTATTTTCCCGATGATATGTTGACTGACAGGCCAGAGTCTTTCATTGTAGCAGAATTGATCAGAGAAAAGGTAATCAGTTCTACAAAACAAGAGATTCCATATGCCGTTGCCATCATCGTTGAAAGTTTAGAGATGAAGGGTGAAATGATGGTAATCGAGTCTGTTATATTTGTAGAAAAGGAATCCCAAAAGGGTATAATTATTGGAAAGGGTGGAAAGATGTTGAAGAAGATTGGCAAGGATGCAAGGGAAGAGATTGAAAGATTTTTTGGAAATAGAGTATATCTCAATCTATGGGTGAAGGTAAGGAAAGACTGGAGAAAAGATGATAAATCATTAAAAGAATTTGGATATCACTAA